The proteins below are encoded in one region of Sminthopsis crassicaudata isolate SCR6 chromosome 1, ASM4859323v1, whole genome shotgun sequence:
- the HUS1 gene encoding checkpoint protein HUS1 isoform X1, which translates to MRFRAKIVDLGCLNHFTRVSSTISKLAKTCTLRLSPHKLYFILSDKVANGGVTMWCELSQGNFFDEFQMEGVAADHNEIYLELTPENLSRALKTAQNAKTVKIKLTNKHCPCLTVAVELPSMSSSSRIVTHDIPVGVIPRKLWSDFREPTLPEFDVSIYLPVLKTMKSVVERMKNISNHIIIEANLKGDMNLKIETDLVCITTHFKHLANPPRACEDILHDRDLENMVAARIDIKKLLQFLAGQQVNPTKVLCNIVKNRIVHFILVHDEVSLQYFIPALS; encoded by the exons ATGAGGTTCCGGGCCAAGATTGTGGATTTGGGCTGCTTGAATCACTTCACCC GTGTCAGCAGCACCATCTCTAAGCTGGCCAAGACATGCACGCTGCGCCTCAGTCCGCACAAACTGTACTTCATCCTGTCCGACAAAGTGGCCAATGGCGGAGTCACCATGTGGTGCGAGCTGAGCCAG GGCAACTTCTTTGACGAATTTCAAATGGAAGGAGTCGCAGCGGATCACAATGAAATCTATTTGGAGCTGACGCCGGAAAACTTATCTAGAGCCTTGAAAACGGCCCAGAATGCCAAAACAGTGAAGATCAAACTGACCAACAAGCACTGCCCCTGCCTCACCGTGGCCGTGGAGCTG CCATCTATGTCAAGCAGTAGTCGCATTGTAACACATGATATCCCTGTAGGGGTTATTCCCAGAAAATTATGGAGTGATTTCCGGGAGCCTACTCTACCAGAATTTGAT gtTAGTATATATTTACCAGTATTGAAAACTATGAagagtgtagtggaaagaatgaaaaatatcagCAATCATATT ATTATTGAAGCAAATCTAAAAGGAGACATGAACTTGAAAATAGAAACTGATTTAGTATGCATTACAACACATTTTAAACATCTTGCAAATCCTCCACGGG CCTGTGAAGATATTCTTCATGATAGAGACTTAGAGAACATGGTTGCAGCACGAATTGATATTAAGAAGCTTCTACAGTTTCTTGCAGGACAGCAAGTAAACCCAACAAAAGTATTATGTA